Part of the Sulfurovum sp. TSL6 genome, TGAATATGGTATCCCTTGTAAGCGTAAAGGCGGGACAAGTTTTTTTGATACAAAAGAGATAAAGTTTTTGCTGGATCTTTTGGCTTTACTGGTAAATCCAAAAGATATGATGGCCTTTATTCATGTGTTTGAATACGCAAGAGGGGTAGGGTCTGCACTTTCCAAAGAGTTTTTTCAGTGTTTCTTGCACTTTGGACAGGGAAATTTTATGCAAGGGGTACTCTACCCAAAGGTGTATGATCTACCAAAGTTAAATCCAAATAAAAATGTGCAGTTGGGACTTTTTGATGATGACCAGGAGATAGGATCTGCAGCGAGATTTAAACATATGAACCTCGATAGTTCCCTCTACAACCATCCATTGCTTAAACATGCAAAACTGAGTAACGACGGTATGAACTTTTTTAAAGAGTTTTATATGCTTATGAAGTCTATACATAGTTTGGAAAAACCCTCAGATATCTTAAAAAATATCATCTCTTCCAAACTCTATGTTGGGATCATAGAACTCTTGGCCACGCAAAGAGGACGACTTAAGTCCGGAGAAGTAGATGAAGAGAAGAAGAAACAGGCCAAAGAACGTATACAGAGAAAAGCACATCTTTTACTGGACCTTTCACGGCAGTATGCAGAGTTGCGACGTTTTGTGAATGCCATGGTACTGGGGGGAAATGAACTCAGCGAAGGCGAGGGTATTAATCTGCTTACCGTCCATGCAAGCAAAGGACTTGAATTTCCTGAAGTCTATGTGATCGATCTGGTAGACGGAAGATTTCCGAATAGAAAGATGATGTCCAGCATCGAAGAGGAACGCCGGTTGTTTTATGTTGCCGTGACACGCGCCAAAGACAGACTGTATCTCTCTTTGGCAAAATTTGACAGAGTGAAAAAGATAGACTATAAACCTTCACAGTTTTTACATGAAGCAGGGCTTATTAAAGGGGAATTTGTAGAACCTGAGCCTAAAGAGAAAAAAGGGAAGAAAGAGAAAAAAGAACCTACGGGTTAGTGGTGCCTTTTATCTCTAATGCTCATCTGTTTCGTTCCCTCATCGACATAAATATCAAACAAGTCGATCTCATCTATAAGGTTGCTCAGTTTTTTGTATCCGAAGTTAATAGGGGAAAAAGAGGTTGAGTTATTAATATATTGGCCTATATCAGCAAGATTTGCCCACCCATCCTCATCCATGGTCTGTTCAACCGCTGTTCTTAGTACATTGACCAGCCAGGTATCTGAGCGCATCTCTTTACCAGACTGACGTACAGGTGCCTGCATAACATCAACGCTCTCGGGACTATGGGTCATGTTCGTCATAAGCTTTTCGGTAAAGATGAACTGTGAACATGCCGCCATGAACGGTTTGGGAGTTTTCTTTTCACCAAATCCATACACTCTGATACCTTCAGTTTGTACTCGCATGACTACAGGCGTAAAGTCAGAGTCACTTGTGGCAAATGCAAAAGCATCGATATCTTTGGTATGAAGTAGGTCTATAGCATCTATCGTCATAAGGATATCTGTAGCATTTTTATTTTTAGAGTAATCGAACTGTTGTATGGGTTTAATGGCAAATTCCAAAAGTTTATCTTCCCAGTTCTTGAGGTTGTCTTTTGTCCAGTTTCCATAAGCTTGACGTATGTTCACGATTCCATATTTACTTAGTTCATTGATAATACCTTCTATGGAACGGTGTGATATATTATCACAGTCTATAAACAGTGCAATGTGGTCTTCTTTTTTACTTTTTGCCATATCAGTCCTTTGGTTTATAATAGGTCATCGTGCTGCGACCAAATTTTTTACGTTTCATCAACTTTAATGCACCTATCTCTTCTGGCATATCCAGATTGGTCATATGCTCTACAATGACCATTTCCGCAACTTCAGGCTCAATACTTTCTATGAGTGCGATCGTTTTATCATAGACATCATCCATGCCATCACGGGTAGAAAAGGGAGGATCAAAGTAGAAGTAGGTCTTTTCATTGCTCTTTTTGACTATATCATAGACAGTGGAGAACTTTTCAAAACTGTCACCATAGAAAAGATGACACTTAGAGGGATCGACACGTTTTACATTGCCCTCCAGACAACGATAAGCTGTTCTGTTGTACTCCATAAAATAACATTGTCCTGCACCACGGCTTAAAGCTTCCAGTCCTATCGAGCCTGAACCCGCAAATACTTCAACAAAATTCTTATCGATAATATCAAATTGTAACGTATTAAAAAGGGATTCTTTTAAGATCCCTTTTGAGCTGCGTGTTGTAAAGATATCTGGTATATCTATCTTTTTGCCTTTATAGTTACCGGCAGTGATGGTCGTTGTAAATATTTTTATTTTTTCTTTTGGTCTCATGGTATGAGTGTATCTAAATATGCGTTAAAAATTGACTATGCTCTGAAGTGTATTGATCAACTTACTCTGTTCACTGATATCTGCACGTTCTTTCCCTGGTTCGGTACTGCTAATGATAGTACGCGCAGTGATGAGTTTGGTACGGTCTTTTTTACGTATGCCCCAGTAGGTATGCATGATGACAGGCTCACCTTTATACTCACCCAGATAGAGGACGACATGTCCCGGAACATAGAGTAGAGATCTAAAAGGCTCAGCATCTTTGATGATCTTCTTTTTTTTTGTCGCTTTTGTAAGACCTTCTATGGAAACAGGATCTCCATCTTCAGCTTGTTTACTGGAGTTTCTGCGTAAGAATATACCAAATGCCCCTAAAAAGTCTCTGGTCGTTGCAGAACAGTCACGACACTCATAACTTCCACCCCAGCCATAAGGTTCGCCATAAAACTCTTTTGCCAGCATTCCAACGTTTTTAGCAGTGAAAGGCAGCGGCTTTTTCGCAATGACAGTTGGATTATGTACATTGACTTTTTCAATATGGGCCCTGCCTTTAGCATCGCGTGAAGCGACTAGATACTTTTGGTCTTTAGAGATGGGGAAGAGGGCACCCAGTTTAACGATGGAGATATCTTTATCATCATGATATAGACGAAGATTATCTTTGATCACCATGGCATAATTATTATTTTTAAACGTTTTAATGAAATCAGAACTTACGAGTGCCAGATCCGAAGTTTTTATCCAGCCAAAGGAGTATGACGCTCTTACAAAAGCCCATCGTTTATCCTTGGAAAAATGAGAGATGTAAAGGGGCACATTAATGTGGAGCGCAGAATTTTGGTTATAGTCGAAAGGAAATCCTTCTCCGGTTTTTTTGGGGTCCCTAAAGAAGGAAGATGAAGTAGGAAGCGCTTTGACATTGGTATGACGTACAGTGATGGCTTTATATTTTTTACTATCAATATGGTCATAGTCAGCATTATCTATCCATTTGTTATACACTTTAGCAGGTATGATGGCCCCTTTAGCTCTATAAATGGGTTTTTTTGTGATAAACCTGATCTCCCAGCCAAAGTCTTTTTCAGGGATATCCAATGCACGTAAACTCCATGGTTCGAAGTATTTTTTGTTAAATCTTTCATCGAATTTTTTTTGTTTACTTTTGGAAAAAGGTTTGATCTGACTGGCATAATATGCAGGATCCTGAGGGATCTGCTTCATATCGGCCACTCTGTTTTTAGGCAGACGGTCTATTTTACTTTTTATCCGTTTACTTTCTTTCAGCAGATATTCCGCATGTAAGCTGGAAAAGGAGCCAAGAAGAAGGAGGAGAAGGGTTAATTTTCGATACATCATTTTATTCTTTTTTGTTTTATCATATGATAGTTTGGTTAATGGTTGGTTTATATGCTGTGCTTAAAAGTCTATGATATGAAGTGAGTGTTACACTTTTGGAGGATTGGATTTCTTACTGTTTTTTTTTACGTCTTTTCTTTCTTCGTTCTTTATTTTCACTATGTACAGACTTCACCCACAGTCTGTTAAGGATGATGTAGATAATAGCGGTTACAACGATGGAGTAAAAAGAAGTACCCACATAGAGAGGAACAAGTATATCATCAAAATGTTCAGTGAACCATGACATGGTCAACTCTATATCTTCGATACCTTCACGTCCCAGGATAAAGTTGCCTGTAAGGTATTCCATATAATACATAGGAGGCATGGTAAAAGGATTGCTTAGCCAAACCATAGAGATCGCTATGGGTACATTAAAGCGGATAAACGGTGTGGTAGCCATGACGGCCAGCATTTGCATAGGCATAGGGATAAACCCCCAAAAAAGGCCTACAGCCACACCTCTGGTGACCATTCGTCTGTTTATAGCAAAATAAGCTTTGGGTAAATTGTATTTTTCTAGAAATGCATCTAGCTTATTGCCGCCGGCTGGTTTTTTTTTAAAAACTTTTCGTATCATTACTATCCATAGTTCCAATTAGTATCTGGCTTAGTGTAATACCGGGGAGCTTTAAATCACCTTTTTATCAACTTTTGTGTAGAATACGCGTAATAAAATAGACACAAAGGTACAATTATGAGTGGATATATGATTTTTTCCGGAACATCAAACCCTGAACTCTCTGAAGAGATAGCAACTTATTTGGAAATGCCTCTTTCCAAAGCTAAGATAAACCGCTTTTCTGATGGTGAGATTTCTATACAGATTGCAGAAAGTGTACGTGGTAAAGATGTATTTATCATTCAGCCTACGTCTGCACCTGCTAACGGTAACCTTATGGAACTTCTTATCATGACAGATGCCTTGAAACGTTCTTCTGCAAAGTCTATTACCGCTGTTGTACCTTATTACGGATATGCAAGACAAGACAGAAAAGCTGCGCCAAGAGTACCTATTTCAGCAAAGCTTGTAGCAAACCTTATGGAGACTTCGGGTATCACGCGTATGGTCACTGTGGATCTTCATGCTTCTCAGATACAAGGATTTTTTGATATCCCTGTTGATAACTTGTATGGGGCTATTTTATTTATGGATTACATTAGAGCAAAAAACTTTAAGAACCCTGTGATCGCTTCTCCAGATATTGGTGGTGTGGCAAGAGCAAGATACTTTGCCAATAAACTGGGTCTGGACATGGTTATTGTTGATAAGAGACGTGAAAAAGCCAATGAGAGTGAAGTGATGAATATCATTGGTAATGTTGAAGGTAAAGATGTGATCCTCATCGATGATATGGTCGATACTGCAGGAACGATGGTTAAAGCTGCAGCTGCACTTAAAAAACTTGGTGCTACTTCGGTCATGGCATGTTGTACACACCCCGTACTTTCAGGTCCAGCCTATGAACGTATTGAAGAGGGCGAGCTTGATGAACTTGTTGTTGCAAACACGATCCCTATGGTAAAACCGTCTAAAAAGATCAAAATGCTTTCAACGGCATCTATGTTGGGTGAAGTCATCCGCAGAGTACATAACAATGAGAGTGTAAACTCTTTATTTGAAACGAACTAGTAAGTAAGAATACAAGGAATTTAATGGCTAAGGCAGTACCACAGGAAAATATACGTAATTTTTCTATTATCGCACATATTGACCATGGAAAGTCAACACTTGCAGACCGAATCATCCAAGAGTGTGGAGCGGTTTCGGACAGAAAGATGTCTGCACAAGTGATGGATACGATGGACATAGAAAAAGAACGTGGTATTACCATCAAAGCGCAGTCTGTACGTCTTGACTATGTCAAAGATGGTGAACATTATATTCTTAACCTCATAGACACTCCGGGCCATGTGGACTTCTCTTATGAAGTCAGCCGCTCTTTGGCATCCTGTGAAGGTGCCTTACTGATCGTTGATGCGGCTCAGGGAGTGGAAGCACAAACGATTGCCAATGTTTATATCGCTATAGAGAATGATCTTGAACTTTTACCGGTAGTAAACAAGATCGATCTTCCTGCAGCAGATCCTGACAGGGTATTAACTGAACTGGAAGAGGCTATAGGTATCGATGCGACCGAGCATAATCTTGTTTCTGCCAAGACCGGTGTGGGTGTGAAAGACCTTATAGACGCTATCGTAGATCGTGTGCCGGCACCAAAAGGTAAGGAAGATGCGCCGGCCAAAGCGCTGATTTATGATAGTTGGTTTGACAATTATTTAGGTGCATTGGCATTGGTACGTGTCTTTGAAGGAAGTATTAAAAAAAGACAGAATATTAAGATCATGGGAACGAAAGAGGAGCATCAGGTACTTGATATGATGTATCCTAACCCTATCGCACCGATAAAAACGGATGAGATCCGTACGGGTGAGGTAGGTATTGTGGTAACCGGACTTAAAACAGTTGAAGGACTGCAGGTAGGTGATACCATTACCGATGCTAAAAATCCTACAGCTGAAGCCATTGGAGGTTTTGAACCGGCCAAACCTTTTGTATTTGCAGGTATCTACCCTATAGAGACCG contains:
- a CDS encoding NYN domain-containing protein, whose product is MAKSKKEDHIALFIDCDNISHRSIEGIINELSKYGIVNIRQAYGNWTKDNLKNWEDKLLEFAIKPIQQFDYSKNKNATDILMTIDAIDLLHTKDIDAFAFATSDSDFTPVVMRVQTEGIRVYGFGEKKTPKPFMAACSQFIFTEKLMTNMTHSPESVDVMQAPVRQSGKEMRSDTWLVNVLRTAVEQTMDEDGWANLADIGQYINNSTSFSPINFGYKKLSNLIDEIDLFDIYVDEGTKQMSIRDKRHH
- the rsmD gene encoding 16S rRNA (guanine(966)-N(2))-methyltransferase RsmD encodes the protein MRPKEKIKIFTTTITAGNYKGKKIDIPDIFTTRSSKGILKESLFNTLQFDIIDKNFVEVFAGSGSIGLEALSRGAGQCYFMEYNRTAYRCLEGNVKRVDPSKCHLFYGDSFEKFSTVYDIVKKSNEKTYFYFDPPFSTRDGMDDVYDKTIALIESIEPEVAEMVIVEHMTNLDMPEEIGALKLMKRKKFGRSTMTYYKPKD
- a CDS encoding SH3 domain-containing protein, producing MYRKLTLLLLLLGSFSSLHAEYLLKESKRIKSKIDRLPKNRVADMKQIPQDPAYYASQIKPFSKSKQKKFDERFNKKYFEPWSLRALDIPEKDFGWEIRFITKKPIYRAKGAIIPAKVYNKWIDNADYDHIDSKKYKAITVRHTNVKALPTSSSFFRDPKKTGEGFPFDYNQNSALHINVPLYISHFSKDKRWAFVRASYSFGWIKTSDLALVSSDFIKTFKNNNYAMVIKDNLRLYHDDKDISIVKLGALFPISKDQKYLVASRDAKGRAHIEKVNVHNPTVIAKKPLPFTAKNVGMLAKEFYGEPYGWGGSYECRDCSATTRDFLGAFGIFLRRNSSKQAEDGDPVSIEGLTKATKKKKIIKDAEPFRSLLYVPGHVVLYLGEYKGEPVIMHTYWGIRKKDRTKLITARTIISSTEPGKERADISEQSKLINTLQSIVNF
- a CDS encoding DUF2062 domain-containing protein translates to MIRKVFKKKPAGGNKLDAFLEKYNLPKAYFAINRRMVTRGVAVGLFWGFIPMPMQMLAVMATTPFIRFNVPIAISMVWLSNPFTMPPMYYMEYLTGNFILGREGIEDIELTMSWFTEHFDDILVPLYVGTSFYSIVVTAIIYIILNRLWVKSVHSENKERRKKRRKKKQ
- a CDS encoding ribose-phosphate pyrophosphokinase, with product MSGYMIFSGTSNPELSEEIATYLEMPLSKAKINRFSDGEISIQIAESVRGKDVFIIQPTSAPANGNLMELLIMTDALKRSSAKSITAVVPYYGYARQDRKAAPRVPISAKLVANLMETSGITRMVTVDLHASQIQGFFDIPVDNLYGAILFMDYIRAKNFKNPVIASPDIGGVARARYFANKLGLDMVIVDKRREKANESEVMNIIGNVEGKDVILIDDMVDTAGTMVKAAAALKKLGATSVMACCTHPVLSGPAYERIEEGELDELVVANTIPMVKPSKKIKMLSTASMLGEVIRRVHNNESVNSLFETN
- the lepA gene encoding translation elongation factor 4, whose translation is MAKAVPQENIRNFSIIAHIDHGKSTLADRIIQECGAVSDRKMSAQVMDTMDIEKERGITIKAQSVRLDYVKDGEHYILNLIDTPGHVDFSYEVSRSLASCEGALLIVDAAQGVEAQTIANVYIAIENDLELLPVVNKIDLPAADPDRVLTELEEAIGIDATEHNLVSAKTGVGVKDLIDAIVDRVPAPKGKEDAPAKALIYDSWFDNYLGALALVRVFEGSIKKRQNIKIMGTKEEHQVLDMMYPNPIAPIKTDEIRTGEVGIVVTGLKTVEGLQVGDTITDAKNPTAEAIGGFEPAKPFVFAGIYPIETDKFEDLRDALNKLKLNDSSLSFEPESSMALGSGFRTGFLGMLHMEVVKERLEREFNLELIATAPTVVYKVKQTNGEEIEIQNPSELPEPQKIDKIYEPYVKATILTPQEYVGNLIKLLNDRRGIQVKMDYLNETRVLMEYDIPMNEIVMDFYDKLKSMTKGYASFDYEPIGFREGNLVKLDIRVAGDIVDSLSIIVPEDKARTRGLAFVAQLKELIPRQLFEVAIQASIGNNVIARSNVKSMGKNVTAKCYGGDITRKRKLLEKQKAGKKRMKSIGSVEVPQEAFMAVLKLES